Proteins from a genomic interval of Paenibacillus sp. FSL H8-0048:
- a CDS encoding extracellular solute-binding protein: MIKKMKFSAAAVLSTVMLGSLLAGCGGNADNKKAEGDNKPAASEDAMYSAPFENGKYTEPVTISTVFPIASSLKFKNGENIENNVHTKWAKDTLGIDIKYLWTVSDQNNAYETKLRLMLTSGEKMPDIISFRGSPSLISDLIDSGQFTDAGELFDKYASDIYKKAMAEEPTVWNPYMRDGKRMGIPILENAYNNDPVMYIREDWLKKLNLKAPTNLAELETVLDAFTNQDPDGNGKKDTTGLAVGFKNNLNTWMSESGWIFGMFGAMPNQWNKTADNKLAYGSVQPEMKEGLATMQKWMKAGYISSESGLYDENKATEAFTAGKAGIIVGPYWMTGWPLPDLQKNVPGAVHKAYPLPAGPDGKVGRHGTKIASGAVLINKDMEHKDAFFVYQNYLFDNWANPDSTTFVNGFAKGYDYDIAEDGTVLKEQDTDKIPGGWVDAIRYTLTYDGAIIPNLMMNTLAKLAGGAEPANQYEKNLSERIPEQILAAKIIIDQKDSVMPEMFTGTPTETQLSRGDMLEKLEKEILNKIIYDKASVDEFDTFVEKWKTTGGDKVTDEVNEWYESIQK; the protein is encoded by the coding sequence ATGATAAAGAAAATGAAATTCTCTGCGGCAGCAGTGTTATCCACAGTCATGCTGGGCAGCTTGCTGGCCGGATGCGGCGGCAATGCTGACAACAAGAAGGCAGAAGGGGACAACAAGCCGGCGGCAAGCGAAGACGCTATGTATTCGGCTCCCTTTGAGAATGGCAAATATACAGAACCGGTAACCATTTCAACGGTATTTCCCATCGCAAGCAGCCTGAAATTCAAGAATGGCGAGAATATTGAGAATAACGTACACACCAAGTGGGCTAAGGATACACTGGGCATTGATATCAAGTATCTCTGGACGGTAAGCGACCAGAATAACGCCTATGAGACCAAGCTGCGTCTGATGCTCACTTCAGGCGAGAAGATGCCGGATATTATCTCCTTCCGCGGAAGTCCTTCGTTGATCTCTGACCTGATCGACAGCGGCCAGTTCACGGATGCGGGCGAATTGTTCGATAAATATGCTTCCGATATCTACAAAAAAGCGATGGCCGAAGAGCCAACCGTATGGAATCCTTACATGAGAGACGGCAAGCGTATGGGTATCCCGATTCTGGAAAACGCTTATAATAATGATCCGGTTATGTATATCCGTGAGGATTGGCTGAAGAAGCTGAACCTTAAGGCTCCGACGAATCTGGCTGAGCTGGAAACTGTCCTCGATGCGTTCACGAACCAGGACCCTGACGGCAACGGCAAAAAGGATACGACTGGACTCGCAGTAGGCTTCAAAAATAATCTGAATACCTGGATGTCTGAATCCGGCTGGATCTTCGGAATGTTCGGCGCTATGCCGAACCAGTGGAACAAGACAGCCGATAACAAATTGGCTTATGGCTCGGTTCAGCCGGAGATGAAGGAAGGCCTGGCAACCATGCAAAAATGGATGAAGGCAGGATATATCTCCTCGGAATCCGGCCTGTATGATGAGAACAAAGCGACAGAAGCCTTCACAGCAGGCAAAGCCGGTATTATTGTCGGCCCTTACTGGATGACGGGCTGGCCGCTGCCGGATCTGCAGAAGAACGTTCCGGGTGCAGTGCATAAGGCTTATCCGCTTCCGGCAGGACCTGACGGCAAGGTGGGCAGACACGGTACGAAGATCGCCTCCGGCGCCGTTCTGATCAACAAGGACATGGAGCACAAGGACGCCTTCTTCGTCTACCAGAACTATCTGTTTGATAACTGGGCTAACCCGGACAGCACAACCTTCGTGAACGGCTTCGCCAAAGGCTACGACTATGATATCGCTGAAGACGGAACCGTCCTGAAAGAGCAGGATACGGATAAGATTCCAGGCGGCTGGGTGGATGCGATCCGTTATACTCTGACTTACGATGGAGCTATTATTCCTAACCTGATGATGAATACACTGGCCAAGCTGGCCGGCGGCGCTGAGCCTGCTAACCAGTACGAGAAGAACCTGTCCGAACGTATTCCTGAGCAGATCTTAGCTGCCAAGATCATCATCGATCAGAAGGACAGTGTAATGCCTGAGATGTTCACAGGTACACCTACAGAGACTCAGCTCTCCCGTGGAGATATGCTGGAGAAGCTGGAGAAGGAAATTCTGAACAAAATCATTTATGACAAAGCTTCTGTGGATGAATTCGATACTTTCGTAGAGAAATGGAAAACCACAGGCGGCGATAAAGTGACCGATGAGGTCAATGAATGGTACGAATCCATTCAGAAGTAA
- a CDS encoding sensor histidine kinase, with protein MKYRLSIFQWLSLVLMLMLLIIVGAFWLIYRLNVKDIQNELRKNKMYEVEFMTSQLSTQFEQVLTNTITLSQDQSVRGYPYILKFGDQYSKYEMKLTIIDKLALNTASTSWKNIVILYYEDEKETVSSDSSFSFSTFSPPEQARNRWVLHMDKEGKGYYSNIMRSHISSLLIEVRISLDNLVKMMDQYVSGMPLLYDASEQAFIQPGAAFPQELLQSIRPGINGNRGTISATENRTEYQINYMKSDMLDLYFIDAYPKRQYIEPINRNNRLFLYAVLVVLVGIMFYTLLLRKQVQKPVIMLRKAIDRFDRGDFSSRAVDLQVNEFKVLGNSFNRMAQNTQILIEQVLLGEIEVKEAKLKQYQAQINPHFLYNCLNFIQSKASIEDYHAVTAMTLHLASYCRYIHKIEQLDSTLQDELDFVEHYLHMVHLRKKEITFEFGVTAEAARYRLPRMILQPLVENCIKHGIEPSLRPGIISVAAEEDASYLLITVKDNGIGMTEERLGAVRRHIEDNIISNEQLGTGLRNVNQRLRLYFGKDSGLFVDSVLSEGTCYRIRIEKEGEAHSANSAGR; from the coding sequence GTGAAATATCGCCTGTCTATCTTTCAGTGGTTGTCGTTAGTTCTGATGCTGATGCTCCTGATCATTGTAGGGGCGTTCTGGCTCATCTACAGGCTGAACGTCAAGGACATTCAGAACGAGCTGAGAAAAAATAAAATGTACGAGGTTGAGTTCATGACCTCCCAGCTATCCACGCAGTTTGAACAGGTGCTGACAAATACTATTACTTTGTCACAGGACCAGTCTGTGCGTGGATATCCTTATATTCTGAAGTTCGGGGACCAATATTCCAAATATGAGATGAAGCTGACCATCATCGATAAGCTGGCCCTGAACACGGCCTCCACCTCCTGGAAGAATATAGTGATTCTGTACTATGAGGATGAGAAAGAGACAGTATCCTCAGATTCCTCCTTCTCCTTCAGCACCTTCAGCCCCCCGGAGCAGGCGCGCAACCGCTGGGTGCTGCACATGGATAAGGAAGGCAAGGGATATTACTCCAACATCATGCGCAGTCATATCAGCTCGCTGTTAATTGAAGTCAGGATTTCTCTGGATAACCTTGTGAAAATGATGGATCAGTATGTCTCGGGTATGCCGCTGCTGTACGATGCCTCTGAACAGGCCTTTATTCAGCCGGGGGCGGCGTTTCCGCAGGAGCTGCTACAGTCGATCCGTCCTGGGATCAACGGGAACAGAGGAACCATCTCCGCTACAGAGAACCGTACAGAATACCAGATTAACTATATGAAGTCAGACATGCTGGATTTGTATTTCATAGACGCTTATCCCAAGCGCCAGTATATCGAACCGATTAACCGCAATAACCGGCTGTTCCTCTATGCGGTACTGGTGGTGCTGGTTGGTATTATGTTCTACACACTGCTGCTCCGCAAGCAGGTCCAGAAGCCGGTAATCATGCTGCGCAAGGCGATTGACCGGTTCGACCGGGGCGACTTTTCCAGCCGTGCCGTCGACTTGCAGGTCAATGAATTCAAGGTACTCGGCAATTCCTTTAACCGGATGGCCCAGAATACCCAGATTCTGATTGAGCAGGTCCTGCTGGGCGAGATTGAAGTGAAGGAAGCGAAGCTGAAGCAGTATCAGGCGCAGATTAATCCGCATTTTCTCTATAATTGCCTGAATTTCATTCAGAGCAAAGCAAGTATTGAGGATTATCATGCGGTCACCGCGATGACGCTGCATCTGGCTTCGTACTGCCGGTACATTCACAAGATTGAACAGCTCGATTCCACGCTTCAGGATGAACTGGATTTCGTCGAGCATTATCTGCATATGGTCCATTTGCGCAAAAAAGAAATCACCTTCGAATTCGGCGTCACGGCAGAGGCGGCCAGATACCGGCTGCCAAGAATGATTCTGCAGCCGCTGGTGGAGAACTGCATCAAGCATGGGATTGAACCTAGCCTGAGGCCTGGCATCATCTCGGTTGCCGCCGAAGAAGATGCTTCGTATCTGCTGATTACCGTGAAGGATAACGGAATCGGCATGACGGAGGAACGGCTCGGCGCGGTCCGCCGCCATATCGAGGACAATATCATCAGTAATGAACAGCTTGGAACCGGGCTAAGGAATGTGAATCAGCGGCTGCGCCTGTATTTTGGCAAGGACTCCGGGTTATTCGTAGACTCCGTGCTGTCCGAAGGCACCTGTTACCGGATTCGTATTGAAAAGGAGGGAGAAGCTCATTCTGCAAATTCTGCTGGTAGATGA
- a CDS encoding ABC transporter permease, whose product MVTPASVKGEKLDVNAGSPRKKSKWTKNLSLDLMVLPALILTVIFAYIPMTGLAIAFKNYKPGLGFSASKWVGLEHFEYLFSIPENVQVIWNTLIIAGLKMLANLIVPFLFALLLNEIRKMAFKKMVQTIVYMPHFLSWVILGGILSDLLARDGGLINQVLVSVFGIQPIFFLGDGNWFRFVVVVSDVWKEFGFNTIVFLASLAGINPALYEAAEVDGAGRWQQTWSITMPAMLPITIVVGTLALGNVLNGGFDQIFNLYNALVFDKGDIIDTFVYRLGIVDGKFSFSTAVGLFKSVVSFVLIVTAYRLSYKFANYRIF is encoded by the coding sequence TTGGTTACGCCAGCCAGCGTAAAAGGCGAGAAACTGGATGTAAATGCGGGGAGTCCCCGAAAAAAATCGAAATGGACCAAGAACCTTAGCCTAGATCTGATGGTTCTGCCGGCTTTGATCCTAACTGTGATCTTCGCCTACATTCCAATGACAGGACTTGCGATTGCTTTCAAGAATTATAAGCCGGGCTTAGGCTTTAGCGCTTCCAAGTGGGTGGGGCTGGAGCATTTCGAATATCTGTTCAGCATTCCCGAGAACGTGCAGGTCATCTGGAACACCCTGATTATTGCCGGGCTGAAAATGCTCGCCAACCTGATCGTTCCGTTCCTGTTCGCACTGCTGCTGAATGAGATCCGCAAGATGGCGTTCAAGAAAATGGTACAAACCATTGTCTATATGCCCCACTTCCTGTCCTGGGTAATCCTGGGCGGTATCCTCTCCGACCTGCTGGCCAGAGATGGAGGCTTAATCAATCAGGTCCTGGTGAGTGTATTCGGCATCCAGCCGATCTTCTTCCTGGGTGACGGGAACTGGTTCAGATTCGTTGTTGTAGTGAGTGACGTCTGGAAAGAGTTCGGCTTCAACACGATTGTCTTCCTGGCCTCGCTGGCGGGCATCAACCCTGCGCTCTATGAAGCGGCTGAAGTGGACGGAGCAGGGCGCTGGCAGCAGACTTGGTCGATTACAATGCCGGCCATGCTGCCGATTACCATCGTGGTTGGAACGCTGGCGCTGGGGAACGTGCTTAACGGCGGCTTCGACCAGATCTTCAACCTGTACAACGCGCTTGTCTTCGATAAAGGGGACATCATCGACACATTTGTCTACAGACTAGGAATTGTTGACGGTAAGTTCAGCTTCTCCACAGCGGTCGGATTGTTCAAATCCGTAGTCAGCTTTGTCTTAATCGTAACAGCTTACCGCCTTTCGTATAAATTTGCTAACTACCGTATTTTCTAG
- a CDS encoding endo-1,4-beta-xylanase, which yields MLKRKRMMSLGLALVVLAASVLPMRTPVYAAAEGGPAVVLASDFEDGTAQGWTKKGDEQLTVTKEVYHGGSYSLYVDGRTKAWEGPNQVLTDHMTPNTAYTVGAWVKSPAPVKFTVHTKIGEKEDWMLVAELSGAKGSGEWTYLEGTFITGDKVGFTEIYAEAAAGTAFYVDDIKITTAAAEVPEGEEGLRTDFEDGSLQGWKNRIGPESLSVSQDTANTGTHSMQVEGRERSFHGPSLSVKEHLRPGKSYQFSLYVRLKEKPEADKSLQMTVYKKAGSESWNAIDKVDIKADQWDQWHLLKGTFQYSDQPSEVNLFVETPYITEETVDTLSFYVDDVVIEPAPEMSIEQDIPALKDIYANDFAIGAAAYSWQMEGVYGELLKKHFNSITATYEMKPKFLAPSEGTYVFDGADKYVNFAEANGMGLRGHALLWHVDAAEWMFTGPDGQPASRELLLTRLQSYIETVMHRYKGKIYAWDVVNEAIADNGGGPDGMRLSPWYKLIGPDYIEKAFEFARAADPEAKLYYNDYYTEVPEKREHIYKLLKTLKAKNLIDGVGLQSHHGLFSPSISEIEKTIQQFSQLGLDIQITELDVDSGISPSAPLPADIAARQGKRYNDLFELYKKYKDTISSVSIWGVQDEKSYNNHAMLFDEQLKAKPAFWGAVDPSKLPAIHNVAVALEGTPQSGEAGKALWSKTAGIPLEQGSTVTAKVHTLWDTDNLYVKVDVTDASRNAEDKVELFLDENNGKTTAYQPDDRKISLPRSGSGTEGVSFTSTEREGGYIIEARIPLVSVKGAAGAELGLDIRVSDAGVPDSVPAYWNDRSRSQDTDTSHYGVLRLSAMPNSAESLKGQVKIDGQMDAEWEKAKPFQVTMSAAPYSTTAEARSMWTEDSLYLIIDVKDALLKADAANPWDQDSVEIFIDENFSRTPYYEGDDGQYRININNVASFGGGASDSRLTSAVVHTDTGYRVEAKINFGTIKGAAGSSIGLDLQINDDRGDGTRSTSKWNDRGEDTWRDTSNFGILTFALPEAAPQTPTDNTSSSPSPGSAPSVKSPAPAAVFADGKLTVQTSPDKAGVLNVDLTPDAVSQAVLQSLDSGILKIAVKPASGTEALQLGLPLQGLAAQPKIKEIRIESGFGAVLSLNTQLLKLQDMLAGDVLQLQVKRVGQDGWPAAVKTRLDGAAVLDFSLAIRGAKNTAVDAAALTLLLPYELKPGERAHQLAVYQVQENGKLAVVKDRQYDPATGYVSFKTKELGQYAAATVKLPGHKSSKWAAESVEALAASGILPLGAEASYEAGVLMNRAEFAQLLVDAFDLQAGAAVPGFKDVSKDSPYAEAINIAGALGIVKGRADGLYSPGDALSRQEMAVMLNRLLQLEQIKLKSDPAAVPSFKDLNQLSAEASSAIEKLQAAGVIQGAQNGNFLPMAQMTKEQAAVVVYRIISLN from the coding sequence ATGCTCAAGCGTAAACGAATGATGAGCTTAGGGCTGGCGCTGGTCGTCCTGGCGGCCTCGGTGCTGCCGATGCGGACACCGGTCTATGCTGCGGCTGAGGGAGGCCCGGCAGTTGTTCTTGCTTCGGACTTTGAGGACGGCACCGCACAGGGCTGGACCAAGAAGGGCGACGAACAGCTTACAGTAACGAAGGAGGTCTATCATGGAGGCTCCTACAGTCTGTACGTAGATGGGCGGACCAAGGCTTGGGAAGGGCCCAATCAGGTTCTGACAGATCACATGACTCCGAACACAGCCTACACCGTGGGAGCATGGGTGAAATCTCCGGCGCCGGTCAAATTCACGGTACATACCAAAATCGGCGAAAAAGAGGACTGGATGCTTGTAGCGGAACTTAGCGGAGCGAAGGGGTCAGGGGAATGGACGTATCTGGAAGGTACTTTTATTACAGGAGATAAGGTAGGCTTCACGGAGATTTATGCAGAAGCAGCAGCAGGAACTGCATTCTACGTGGATGATATCAAGATTACCACCGCAGCGGCTGAAGTCCCGGAGGGGGAGGAAGGGCTGCGCACGGATTTTGAAGACGGATCGCTTCAGGGCTGGAAGAACCGGATTGGCCCGGAATCGTTGTCGGTGAGTCAGGATACGGCTAATACCGGAACTCACAGTATGCAGGTCGAAGGAAGAGAGCGCAGCTTCCATGGGCCAAGCCTGAGTGTGAAGGAGCATCTGCGGCCGGGCAAGAGCTACCAGTTCTCGCTGTATGTCCGCCTGAAGGAGAAGCCGGAGGCCGACAAAAGCCTGCAGATGACAGTGTATAAAAAGGCCGGCTCCGAGAGCTGGAATGCGATTGATAAGGTTGACATTAAGGCCGATCAGTGGGATCAGTGGCATCTGCTGAAGGGGACCTTCCAGTACAGCGACCAGCCGTCTGAGGTGAACCTGTTCGTGGAGACTCCTTATATTACAGAGGAGACTGTGGATACGTTATCTTTTTATGTAGATGATGTGGTTATTGAACCTGCGCCTGAGATGAGCATTGAACAGGATATCCCTGCGCTAAAAGACATCTATGCGAACGATTTCGCCATTGGTGCTGCTGCGTACTCCTGGCAAATGGAAGGGGTCTACGGTGAGCTGCTGAAGAAGCATTTCAACAGCATCACAGCTACTTATGAAATGAAGCCCAAATTCCTTGCTCCTTCCGAGGGCACTTATGTGTTCGACGGGGCGGATAAATATGTGAATTTTGCAGAGGCGAATGGAATGGGACTTCGCGGACACGCGCTGCTGTGGCATGTGGATGCTGCCGAGTGGATGTTCACGGGTCCTGACGGCCAGCCGGCAAGCAGAGAGCTGCTGCTTACGCGTCTACAGAGTTATATCGAGACTGTTATGCACCGCTATAAGGGCAAAATCTACGCCTGGGATGTAGTGAACGAAGCGATTGCCGACAATGGCGGCGGCCCGGACGGGATGAGACTGTCCCCATGGTATAAGCTGATTGGTCCGGACTATATCGAGAAGGCATTTGAATTCGCCCGTGCGGCGGACCCGGAAGCGAAGCTCTATTACAATGATTATTACACAGAGGTACCGGAAAAGCGTGAGCATATCTACAAGCTGCTGAAGACGCTCAAGGCGAAGAATCTGATTGACGGCGTGGGCCTCCAGTCTCATCACGGACTGTTCTCCCCATCCATTTCGGAGATTGAAAAGACGATTCAGCAATTCTCGCAGCTTGGGCTGGACATTCAAATCACTGAGCTGGACGTAGATTCGGGCATTAGCCCTTCTGCTCCGCTGCCTGCAGATATCGCTGCACGGCAGGGCAAACGCTATAATGATCTGTTCGAGCTCTACAAGAAGTACAAGGACACGATCTCCTCGGTCTCCATTTGGGGCGTGCAGGATGAGAAAAGCTACAACAACCATGCCATGCTGTTCGATGAGCAGCTGAAGGCCAAGCCTGCTTTCTGGGGGGCGGTGGACCCGTCTAAGCTGCCGGCTATTCACAATGTAGCCGTGGCGCTTGAGGGTACACCTCAGAGCGGCGAAGCCGGGAAAGCCCTGTGGAGCAAAACAGCAGGGATTCCGCTGGAACAGGGCAGTACAGTAACTGCCAAGGTTCATACGCTCTGGGATACAGATAACCTGTATGTGAAGGTCGACGTTACCGATGCTAGCCGGAACGCGGAAGACAAGGTTGAGCTTTTCCTGGATGAGAACAATGGGAAGACTACGGCGTATCAGCCGGATGACCGCAAGATCAGCCTGCCGCGTTCGGGCTCCGGGACCGAAGGAGTCAGCTTCACCAGTACCGAACGTGAGGGCGGTTATATCATTGAAGCGAGAATTCCGCTCGTAAGCGTCAAGGGTGCCGCTGGCGCTGAACTGGGTCTCGATATCCGTGTCAGTGACGCCGGTGTTCCGGATTCTGTTCCTGCCTACTGGAATGACAGAAGCCGGTCTCAGGACACAGACACCAGTCATTACGGTGTTCTCCGACTCTCTGCAATGCCTAATTCAGCGGAATCGCTGAAGGGTCAGGTGAAGATCGACGGACAGATGGATGCGGAGTGGGAGAAGGCGAAGCCTTTTCAGGTGACAATGTCTGCCGCTCCATACAGCACCACCGCAGAAGCCAGATCGATGTGGACGGAGGACAGCCTCTATCTGATCATTGATGTGAAGGACGCCTTGCTGAAGGCGGATGCCGCGAATCCATGGGACCAGGACTCCGTGGAGATCTTCATCGATGAGAATTTCAGCAGAACCCCGTATTATGAGGGGGATGACGGCCAATACCGGATTAATATCAATAATGTGGCGTCCTTTGGCGGAGGAGCCTCGGACAGCAGATTGACCAGCGCGGTGGTCCATACGGACACCGGGTACCGCGTCGAAGCCAAGATTAATTTCGGCACGATTAAGGGGGCGGCGGGAAGCTCCATCGGGCTTGATCTCCAGATCAATGATGACCGGGGCGACGGCACCCGCAGTACGAGTAAATGGAATGACAGGGGAGAGGATACGTGGCGGGATACCTCAAACTTCGGGATTTTGACCTTTGCGCTGCCTGAGGCGGCACCGCAAACCCCTACAGATAACACTTCTTCGTCTCCATCGCCAGGCTCGGCACCATCTGTGAAATCACCTGCTCCGGCAGCGGTCTTCGCAGATGGCAAGCTGACCGTTCAGACTTCCCCGGATAAGGCTGGAGTGCTGAATGTTGATCTCACGCCGGATGCAGTAAGTCAGGCCGTGCTTCAGTCGCTGGACAGCGGCATTCTGAAGATTGCCGTCAAGCCTGCCTCCGGGACCGAAGCGCTGCAGCTGGGGCTTCCGCTTCAGGGTCTGGCCGCACAGCCGAAGATTAAAGAGATTCGAATTGAGAGCGGCTTCGGGGCAGTGCTGAGCCTGAACACACAACTGCTGAAATTGCAGGATATGCTGGCCGGGGATGTTCTTCAGCTTCAAGTTAAGCGTGTAGGCCAGGACGGATGGCCGGCAGCAGTGAAGACCCGCTTGGATGGAGCGGCTGTACTGGACTTCTCGCTTGCGATCCGTGGAGCCAAGAACACAGCGGTGGACGCTGCTGCGCTTACCCTGCTGCTGCCTTATGAACTTAAGCCAGGCGAGCGGGCGCACCAGCTTGCGGTCTATCAGGTGCAGGAGAATGGCAAGCTTGCAGTTGTGAAGGATCGTCAATATGATCCGGCGACAGGCTATGTCTCCTTCAAGACCAAGGAGCTTGGACAATATGCGGCGGCCACAGTGAAGCTGCCGGGTCACAAGAGCAGCAAATGGGCTGCCGAGAGCGTTGAAGCTCTGGCGGCAAGCGGAATACTTCCTCTGGGAGCAGAGGCTTCCTATGAGGCAGGGGTGTTGATGAACCGGGCGGAATTTGCCCAGCTGCTGGTCGATGCGTTTGACCTCCAAGCTGGAGCAGCAGTCCCAGGCTTCAAGGATGTCAGTAAGGATTCCCCATATGCCGAGGCTATCAACATTGCTGGAGCCTTGGGTATTGTAAAAGGTAGAGCAGACGGACTTTACAGTCCGGGCGATGCACTCAGCCGTCAGGAAATGGCGGTCATGCTGAACCGGCTCCTCCAGCTGGAGCAGATCAAGCTGAAGAGTGATCCCGCTGCTGTTCCCAGCTTCAAGGATCTGAACCAGCTGAGCGCAGAAGCTTCAAGCGCTATTGAGAAGCTACAGGCTGCCGGAGTCATCCAAGGCGCACAGAACGGCAACTTCCTGCCGATGGCCCAGATGACTAAGGAGCAGGCTGCCGTGGTAGTGTACCGGATTATCAGCCTCAATTAG
- a CDS encoding carbohydrate ABC transporter permease: MYHKTKSYRIFTVFNYTLMIAISIMCLVPLIHVLAVSFSGKSAANANLVGLWPVDFTVDAYTKTVANENFTRSIWVTLQRTVLGTAFSMGIVLLAAYALSKDSARFRRRNLYIWLLVFTMLFSGGLVPMYILIQKLHLMNSLWVLILPGAVSVWNIILLLNFFRAVPKEMEEAAFIDGAGHFRTLFSVYLPVSMPAIATLSLFTIVGHWNSWFDGLLYMTDHRNYPLATFLQSVIVQQDFSKVTVRPEDLENISQRTVKAAQIFIGMAPILIVYPFLQRFFVKGIVLGAVKE; this comes from the coding sequence ATGTATCATAAAACAAAATCTTACCGCATCTTCACCGTGTTCAACTATACTCTGATGATCGCTATTTCGATCATGTGTCTTGTTCCGCTGATTCACGTCCTTGCTGTATCGTTCAGCGGCAAATCGGCAGCCAATGCCAACCTGGTCGGACTGTGGCCGGTAGATTTCACAGTGGACGCTTATACCAAGACCGTAGCCAATGAGAATTTCACCCGGTCCATCTGGGTGACGCTGCAGCGGACGGTGCTGGGAACTGCTTTTAGCATGGGAATCGTCCTTCTGGCTGCCTATGCCTTGTCCAAGGATAGCGCCCGGTTCAGACGCCGGAATCTCTATATCTGGCTGTTGGTGTTCACGATGCTGTTCAGCGGCGGTCTGGTACCAATGTACATTCTGATTCAAAAGCTGCATCTGATGAACTCCTTATGGGTGCTGATTCTGCCGGGTGCTGTCTCGGTCTGGAACATCATTCTGCTGCTTAACTTCTTCCGGGCTGTGCCTAAGGAAATGGAGGAAGCCGCCTTCATCGACGGCGCCGGTCATTTCAGAACACTGTTCAGCGTGTATCTCCCGGTATCCATGCCGGCCATTGCCACACTATCGCTGTTCACGATCGTCGGGCATTGGAACTCCTGGTTCGATGGCCTGCTCTATATGACTGATCACCGCAACTATCCGCTGGCGACCTTCCTGCAGTCGGTCATTGTCCAGCAGGACTTCAGTAAAGTGACCGTGCGTCCGGAGGATCTGGAGAATATCTCGCAGCGGACGGTCAAAGCCGCCCAGATCTTCATCGGGATGGCACCGATTCTCATCGTGTATCCATTCCTGCAGCGTTTCTTCGTGAAAGGAATTGTCCTCGGGGCGGTTAAGGAATAG